AATTCATCATCCACTGACGGTAAGCGGACGATGAATGCTCGCACAAAGCTTGTCCTAGAATTAAGCTCAACTTGGGTTTTCTTCCCAATGATCTCCTGCGTGCAAATTGAAGATTCCAAAACACGGACTGCATACATACGGGCGCTTCATAAGACACCCGATGGTATGAACATAAGCTTGGTGGTCTATACGAGTAAAATCACATGCTCGCAACATGGCTTTCATAATCGTGGGTGTTAAATTTTCCGAGCAGTTTTTCACCTGTCGGCATGCTTGAGAAAAAAGAACCTGAGATTGTGTAGTTAACTCAGAAAATTATCCAGTCCATCGTATGCCAAATCACTTATTAGATGCAAGCACCCATGCATAGCGTATATGGAAACTCGCCGGGACTGGGTGCTTGGCTCTCATCAGTTCATGGCGCTAGGGCACCAATGGGAGCTCCTTTTTGGTTTCCTACAGAACAAATCAAGTGATATGTGCCCGGCCTTATAGAACATGAACAATGAAGCCATCAGCCCATAATGGAAGAGCTAGAGACGAAAAATTTGCTAGAGAAGCCATTTTAAAATAGCAGATGACCGAAATATAGACAAACCCAAATCCAGGTGACATTATAGTTGATAGCCTCTACAGGTTCGCAGTATCGGAGATAACAGCCAATACCAAAAAGCACATCAACTGAGAGTTTTAACCAAAAGCAGACACTCTGAAAATATGCTTTTACTCAAGATTCCAACCCCCAACAGGCTCCTCATGCATAGCATGCGTTAGATACTTATGTGGTCGATTGAGGCAGCTCATCCCTGAAGACCGATGATACCTGCAATTGAGAGAAATAAACCACATAAGAATACTCATCTTATGAGTTGGTTATAAAATACATTATAAGGACAAATCCTACGACTACAATAGAAGTATATCTTTTTATTCCATTCAACACATCAACTAACCTATAGAGCATGCCCCCGCGAAAACACACTCCACATCACACAGAATCATGTGTACGATGcataagagagagagggggaaacgggggaaagaaagagagggggggCTAAATAAGCACACACCTAAGTAACCTTCTTAGAGGAACGTAAAGATTCCAAAAATCCCCACCCAAGAAAAAGATAACGAATTGAAACACGAGAAAACGAGGACATACACTAATCATCCCCATGCTACAGGAAAGGCCTTTCAATGGAGAAACATGGACACTTATCCGCCTTGCATGCATCAACACACAGCATTATGTCAGATGATCAAACAAATCTACTCACCGCAAGCAACTCTGCCACCAGCATTTCCAGTGGTTTTGCTAAGTTCATGTCCACctgcaaaaacaaaacaaagctcATTAAAGTATCAAACACAACGGTCAATTGTTTCATAGTTCCAATTTTCAAATATCAGTATAACAAGTATTAGTTTGAACTAACGACAACAGAGGCAAACAAAAATCGTCAAATCAACAACCAATCGGTTTGCCACAAACACAAATTAATCCTCTGCTTAAGTTCCTCAAGATTCCACCTAGATCTCCTATCAGGCTTTCAATCAAGTAACCAGATCAGATAACGTACATAAAGGATAGTGTGTAGAAAGTTCATATTTATCATGTAAGAAGATTATCAAGTCAGCATAAAGATTTTacagagaaaatttcaaaaattaccCTTGCCAAGATCATCAGGATCTGAATGGACAACCACAGCCCTTCCAACAATTGAATTAGGTCCAGTGAGAGGAATCTGAAAAAGCAGACATGTCCATTAGGAAACTGTACGACACTCAAGCCAGATGCACCCGAAATCAAGAATGAGAAGATGAAAACAGAGAAGGAAGATAAGGAAATGATGCAGGGGCAAAGACAGACCTGCTTGTCAGTAATGGTGAAAGTAGCAGTACCTggaaaagaaggcaaaaatATATCAACCCTAAAATAGCACCACAAACTAAAACAGTAATCAGATATAGGTCAATCCTGATTTTCAAAAGCCTTTTATTAGGACATGTAGCAATAATAAACCAATCAAGAGCCAACACAGATATACAATGTAGGGATGTCATTACGACAATCAGTGAAACCACTCATGCTGCAACAACTATTGCCACAACAAATGGAGTAATTAGATAATAATAGACATACCATTATCACCAACAGTCACATTTCCCAAATCACCAGCATGACGATTCTCATCTTCAGGGGCACCATGCTCCTTACCAGACAGGATTGAAATGTGGTCCTGAAACAAAGTAATCACAGAGAATTATGGTCAAAATGCATCCTTTATCTTGCACTATGTATGGAAAAACGAATGCTTAAACGTGCACAAACATCAGAAATGCAGAAacaattctttttccctttttctcaaAAACCAAAGTGAGAATTTTCTTCCACTCAGTACCAGTTGACATGCAGCCATTTGTGGTGTCCCCAAGGGCATGAACATGGAAACCATGAAGCCCGGGCTTCAGGCCAGAAAGACTTCCGGTCACTGTGGTCGGGCCTGCACATCATTGCAACCGATAAACCGAGATGATCACGGTTAACCGCATCAATAAGCAAAAGACCAAGACCGTTCAGCAGATCACGCTAAGCTTACCATCTCCTTCTTGGACGAAGTGGACGGTGCCAGTGACACCCTCGCTGCTTCCGAGTACGGCAACGGCcttcaccattttttttttccttttgtgatcTAAAGCCAATAATAGCACTTCAGATCATTAATCAAGTCACGGAACACAATATCAGCAAGAGATTGCGAAAAAAGACTTTGCATTGAACACAACCACAAAAGGCGACGAACGAGAAACTAAGTCCGCGGTCGGCGTCGGCAAAGCTCTCGCCGGCCGAGTCGCACTTCGAAAAAGGCCCGACGCGATCGATACAGTGGCAAACGAAACATATCGAGCACGAGCGTAACTCGATCGCCCCTTGCGGCGACGGTTTCCGTCATACGCTTCACCGCATTCGCTTTGGAAAACACTAAAGAATCATGAACAAGCTGCACAACAgagatcatctctctctctctctctctctctctctctctctctagaggaTCGACGATGTCCACAGAACAAAGCGGAAACAGGAAAGGTCCGAAAGAACGAACGATCCGACGATCGCGCTCCCGTCGGCAACCCAGCTCCGGCGGGAGATCAACGGCTCCATCTCCAATCGAGCGGCTTCAGAACACACGAAAACGACAGAACAGCGACGGGCTAGTCTCGCATCGCGAACGAGGATTCTTGCACAGTTTCGACGCATcgagaagaggagaggagagaatcGACCTACCTCAGAGCACCCCTtgggagatagagagagagagagagagactggcaGGCGCAGAGAACGCAGGCGGAGGGAGGCGATGAATGCGAGCTGAACTGTTTCGGTTCACTCTTTAAGTGTATAgagcgagagagaagagagagaggggcgcgAGGTTCTAGAGTTTTCTCCCACCAAACCGCGCACTTCCACTTGTCGCCTCCTCATCTGCCAGGGGAACTTTTTATCTGGTGAAACAGTACaggcaaaaagtcaaaaaaaaaaaaatcataaactttatCAACGTGACACATttaatctttgattttttatgatattaaaatttcaaacttatattcatatacacatatatttatctcaaatttttctaTAAcactaaaaaatccaaatttatatttttgtaacACCAAAAGCtccaaacttttattttataacaccaataatcctaaaattatattcatgtaacatatttatatcaaaaatttaatgtcataaagaaaaatttgagattttttgtatcacaaaagaaaagtttaaaatttttgacatcacaaaatataaaatttagagttttgttatcataaattttttttgagataaacaTATGACAATGAgcataatttaagattttttataattaaaaatgggATTTTGCAACTGTTTGATTGGCTCGAGTTTAGATAAGCCCCTTGCCCCTTTTAACTTTTTCCACCGTTTTATTGTAACGCGACAGATCTCAACCATCGAACGGAGTACTGGGGCCGTTGTGTTTTTTCGATTTTCGATCCGATGAGAAAGAGGTTCGGAAGACGCGCGATACCCCCTCGAGACCATACCGGAACCGCGACTGCTCAATTATTGGAGGCAAGTGGACCCATACTTGGCAATTCCTCCGGTTCCTCTGAAAGGGACCGAACGCGAATCGACAGCTTGTTCGAACTTTGTGCGGCAGCGGGATCGAAAATTCCGATTCGGATGTGATCGCACAAGCTTTCGAGATGACTCCATCCGTCCGAGGTAAAACGAGCTCCGGGGGAAACTGAAAAAGACATATTGGAAATGCACGTCTAGCTTTGACGCACGGCAATTAAGTAATAAGGTTAAATAGCCCAAAATAGGCGCGTCTAACATCTAATGTGTTGTTCGATAAATTTATAGTAAGCTCGCTCGGGATTTGTCCTTGATACATGGCGCGAATCTACACAAGGAAAATGGAGGAGATCCGGATTCTTCCTCGAGAATCGGTGTGGTTTGATCGATGGCTCTCCTTGATATCTGTGATGGGGGATGCGAGTGAATTTGTCGGCGGTAGAATGTCAGGTGTCATTTTCTGCTCTGACATTGCCGTTGTCCAGCGCGGATCCTTTGCGCGAATCTTCCCACAGCTGGTCCTCGATGCCGAGCTTCCTTAGCTCAGTGAGACCTCGCTCGACTGAATATTAAAGCAAAATGGAGATGAATCAGTGTATAATAACATAAAGAAATGAGAGAGCAAGCAAACACAAGGAGCAAATCAAGTACAGCATGACGGTAACATAAAGAGTCCCACAACTTCATATGTGCAGCTGATATTGTTTCATCAGTACCCTGACCGGTAAAAGCTAACCCGACCCAGAACAACCTAGGCATTGGTTTCTATTTCAAAGCTTGTTCAGGAGGGTTAGTAGAAATTGAAACAAAACGCTCATCCGCAAGACAATCTTCCGACATCGGCTTTAATCTAATGAATGACATTCTCCAATCTGGAGCATTGACAGAATAATGTCAGCATAGCAGCAAAAAGGCGAAGCTGTGAAGAAACCGAAGGATGCTTTCCCGAAAGATTAAAATGCAACTTAAATTCAAGGTGGATCGAACACAATGGCAATTCATTGATGCGAAACTAAACCTTACAAGGGGAATTGCCATGATGCAATTCATTAAGCTAAAACCAGACTCTTTTCATTTCTTGACctttttttggtgagattttCATGGAGAGAGGGAGTAAGAGGAAGTACCATCGACCGCGTCTTGCGATGTAGGTGACCGAGTGCTTTGGTTGATAAGGAATTGCAGGCGCTCGTCTGCTACATCTATTTCCAGCCCATGGTTTTTTGCTCGTCTCCAAAAGTATGTCAGCCATGCCTGCCACAGGCCCGCCACACGGTCAGACATATAAGAAGTGTTGGAGTGGGTGCAACTTTGGTATAGCGATGTTAAAAGCATATAGACTACAATAGTAATGCTGAAAATGCTGATGAATGATCTTACTTTTGCTCTCTAAGTTTGTGTACGAAGTTCGGATGGTGAACATGCATCCACCTATTAAGGCAACTccttattaattttcattttatgatgtTTGAGCATTGATGTGACCAAATAAACTATTTGAACTCCAGTTCTACTATTCATCGAATAAGCAGTACAGATTGATCTTTAACAATTAATGATCATATCATCCTACAAGCATATTTGGTGCCTACAGTTCATTCCTTTCCATCAGCACACTTGTACACACAAAGCACTAGGAGGGCCCTCAAGAAATGCCAAGTGTCTCTTCCAATATAGAGTCATAGACGGCCAAACAGCcagagaaagaaatagaaaagaagtcTGTCCATTATCTTCATCCATGGAGAAGGGAATGCCTATTTATCGATTAGCTTCTAAGCCTTTACCGCAAAAATGATGCCGAACCTACCTGCTTGAAAAGCACATCTTCAGATTCCTCTTTGCTCAGTTCTGCATGTATGGTTGCTTCGTTAGAAATTTGCCCACATGTCAGAGAGTGCTATAAATCCAAGAACTTACAAACAACACATATCATccggaaagaagagaaattaggAAAAGAAGGTAAACTGAATATGGAAAAATGGAACTGATGATAATGGAAATAGGTATCGTCAAATATTCCCGCAGCATGGATGAGACATCTGATACATTTTTGATATTTCAATCAAGCATATTCCGTCAAACCTAAAGTTAGAAattcatttccataaataatttttatgctgtgaaaaagaaacaacaaacaaCCTATTACCCACAATGTGAAGTGGGCTCATTCAATCTTCTTCTGTGATTGCGACAAAAATTTATTGGAATAGAGGAAAGCGAAGGAGAGAGACCTAGACAAAAACTTAAAGGGGAAGATCTTGAGTATTTGAACTTTAGCAAACACTTGATACCCAAAGTATAAGGATTAAGATTGAAACAACATATTGAGCATTGGGACAAAATTTCATGTCAAGTGAGCATGAAATTCCAGAGGCTATTTAAATCTGCAAAGTACTGTGCCTTAATGTTTTTCTCTTCTGGAATTAATCTATATCATGATCAAACATTTATTCTGAAACAAGATACAAAACCATCCAAGGAAAAGAGAGTTGTAGCGAACTTTCATATGGTCAATTGCTTTTCCATAAGGAGGGAAAGGAATTAGGTGAAGTATTACCCAAAGTTGTCCTAAATTGGTTTGACCACAAAAGAGGGGGGGTAAGTTCACTGGATTATTTAGTTGTTTAAGCATTCATTCCAAGTCAACGCAAAAGCTCCAACTTTCACTTGCGTTTTAACTTTTACTCAAGACACCTATCGTATTTACCATCCGTCTATTCTCAGAAACCAAGCATATAACACAGTGGTAAAGCTTACAACAAATTAAAATCCTTCCACATTCACATGGCTGTTAGTATGCTGAGAAGCAATGtcatatttaatattttgtaGATACAATACTTACCAAATACTTCTGTCTGTCCCTCAATTGGCAACTTCAAGTCATATACACCTAATTAGAGAAAGAAACGATATATGAATAGCCATAACCCTAAACACTTAGCAACATGGAAAGAcgagaaagaacaaaaattgctTTCAGAGCTCAAAAGGAATGATTTCAGTCCAAGAATATGACCCCCAGCTTATTGGGACTCCAAGCAAATTAACTCGTGAACTAAGTGAATTGGTAAGTACACAAAAGTCTACAAGCAAGATGGAAATCTGGGTAATTGAACTGTAACCTCATACCTGCATCACCAGATTTGAGAATGCTTTTACGTCGGTGCTGAGCCATTGCAAGCAAAATTGCATCCTCCACCTTTTGAAAGAATAGCTTTAGCTCCAACGCATAGTGGAAGGATTACATTTTACATGAATTTATAGAATGAAACAAAGATCTGAAAGGTCATGTTCCTTGCTGAAACATATCAACATGCGGAATACATTCCTTTTGAAACTTATAAAAGAGCAAATCCAAACTGATGATCTTGCATACAGCCatgatgaaaaataacaatCGAGATGTCATCTAGATATGCGGATCATTTTACTCATATGCCATCAAGAACAAAGAAACTCAATTCGATGTTTGAATCCTGTTACCTTGAGGCTATAGATCATAGATAGATTGTCTTCTCTTAATTAGAACTTTGACAAACATTTACTTGTCAGTGAAGATTTGTTGCTATTTACTTGTGCATCTTGAGGAACAACTCCACAAAGTCTCATGGAAGGTCCAATGAAGGATCAGTTGCCTATTTGCAAGACATAAAATATGGGCAACATGCACAATAACCAACCTATAAAGCTAGttgaaaagttggaaaaatcttcttttcttccttgttttctCCAGAAACTGATTTTCCATTTAGAGTCactaaacaagaaacaagagcTTATCCGTCAACAACTTTTAACAACAATTCCCTCTGTCGTAATTAGAATACTTCCtcattttccttagaaaatgTCCACATGTGGCTGCaaatcttttgtttattttaaattttaacagTGATATGAAGGAATTGAGGAGAAATTTTAACAGGGATTTCGCTTTGTCATCAATAACTAGCCTGTTAATCACTAAAAAGTTTAGTCCATAACTAACAGCATGTCCATCTTAATTCCCAACAATGTTGAAAAGGAACTCGACCTATACCCATATCTATCACCTCTATGCAAACCAATAGAAGTAGCACtgatgaaactttttttttattttttaatgtgagGACCTCAACTACCTCCATGTGCATCTTACAAGCCAAGACATCATTAGCGGCAGTTCCAACTCATTCACCTTTTTCTTGAGGTCATAGAATAATATAGTTGGACTTTTAGTGTCCTTTGTCTTGGTGCTGCATGTGAAATCTCATTAGCATCATTTAACCATGGTTGAAGCTTAAATTGTGTCCTGTGTTACAACAGTAACCCGTGAAAAAGTTTGAGCCCGCAGGTATTCACATACTTCATAAGTAAGAAAGTGAAtcgcttttaattttttttttttcattgttcaaaGATAGCATATTCACCTCAGGTGAAGTTATCCGATAGAACCGCAGTGACACTGTATTCCAACATTGCATGCagatatgcattaaaaaaagtTCCAACAGATAGAACAATCCATGCCATCCAGCTGAATGCGTGACTTCACTCttcatttaaaagaaattggatgacatgAAGAGGATATAATAGAAACCTTCAATGAAGCTAGTTCCCGCAAACCTTTCTCAACTAAAAGCATGCTCTCAATATTCAGCTCTCCAGAGTGCTCGTTTTTATCTCGTGGAAATCTGTCTCTTTCATTCATATTGTCATAAACTGCTCAATTAAAAGCACAAGTTGATACCATGTCAGCAAGAAAGTCAATCCATTATATGTGACTTTCTCAGTATAGTGAGGGGTAAAAAGAACTAGTACtgagaaaaaaaagggtttaCTATATGAATTCTTTTCTTTAGCTTTTTGCCCTGCAGCTAGTACAACTTCCATGGGAGAAGGGGCAAGGGATGACCAGTGTTCGTGCTTTGCTTCAGCGATTTCTGCATGAATACCTGCCATAAGATTTTAAGGAGACATTGAAGCTTTGAGGAATTTCTGCCGTCTTTCTAGGGCAAGTCTGTGAAAGCCATGCGAAGACAACTATAATTATGTTATAGACACACTTTAACAAACAATCAGACTTTTCCAGTgtcaatcttttctttggtcATTAATAAGATCGTCAGAGAATATTTCTATCTGCACAAAAATATAAACAGTCcgtaaaaaatttattctcaaaCTCTCACTGTTGGACATCAAAGAACTCTAATCAGATAATAAGATCATGTTCTCTACTAGAAAGAACAATGGAAGCAACAGCTTCCATCGGATGTAGGCACTAATTGAAATATATTGATAGCTCCTGGTTCAACGATATGGATAGCAAAGGACTTTGCACACCTACGAGGAATGCAAAAGCAGTATCCTCTCCTCGTGTACTTGTCACATTTTTGGTGTTTCTATGTGCCTTCTCCATGGAAGGCATGAGATAATCAGACTGATaagctctcttttattttatgagTAGTATTTGTGTTCCCTTTTAGCAGAGTTGCCTCTGGCATGCTCACAGAGAGTGTCATAGACTCATAGCTTCATCAATCATCCTAGCAGGATGAAGCAGTttaaaacacacacacacacacacatgcaaggaGTCCAGAAATTCCATTTAACAGAATGTTTTACATGACTTGACAAAATGAGTAGTTGCACCTCTGCTACAAATAAGTATAAATGATTCAAATTATCCAATTATAATGTAAAAAGTGGTATGTTCTCAGTTACGAGAATGACTTACCGTATTTAATACATAGACTCCAGTACCGAGCAAGCCAACATCTCTTTAGGACCACTTCCTCCTAAGATGACAATTAGCAGGAAAGGTTAGTTGgatgaataaaataaaacacatgAAAAATGCTTGATTTAACAACCATTTCTTCTCGGGTCAGTATGGTCCTCTGAGAAATTGTCTGAACTTCATGAAGCTTCTCCCATGCAGATGTTGCCTCATCCCTTGCTATCTACTCAAGATTCAGCACATAACAACATCAATAAGTTCATCAGCCTACTCCAAGAACTATAAGTAACTAACATGTAGCATGTATATTGAAGTTGAGAATACCTCAGCTTCAATTTGAAGATTAGCAATCTCTTCTGTTTTCCCTCCTTGAGTCTGTCCCGCATCTCTTAGAGCAGCCTACAAAAATTTCAGTACTGGTTAATGAAGGCTCTGGTCCTCCCTGtacccctccaaaaaaaaaaaaaaaaaaaaaaaaaaaagaagtcccCTCATGTATGAACTGAATGATTCATTACTGAGATAATATTTTGCAAGATTAGAACGATATTTTGCAAGATTTAAAACTGAACAAAAGTAACAAGTGCTGCATCCGCATTCATCCACATGCCTGGCCATAACATTCTAAATGTTGTTGATCAAGCAAAGGATTGGCATGTAATTTCATCGAGTAAACAAATGCCTATGTCTGACTATTACGATCTAATCCCTACAATTGCTCTTCCTCTATTTACCTGGCGGAGAGTACACACAGCAGAGTTAGAACATTCTATACAGGGTTACCCAACATATCGTCAGAGTTCCTCTTAATGTTCCATAAGTAGATCTTTTTGTCCTTGCACCCCCTGCCCCCGGCCTAGATTTCTTCATGGCAAAGTGACACTTGGTGAAAAATCAGGCAAAATTGAAGATTCAATTATCTTAGTAATCTTGGTCTAGAATATCTCTCCATCTTCTTAGCTTCCTTTCACTTGCTTCGTTTACATTTCTGCGTTGATATTATTCGTGTGTATGTCCTTACATGTCTTCCCCACAGACAAAGAGTCTCTAAAATAATGAGATGGCACAAACTCTGCTTTAGGAAGCAGAATCATGCCAGGGACAATCTATATCGATCCATGTGGTAACATGCAATATTATCCATCTTCATGGGTGGTGCCcctaaaacaaagaaaaggtcCCAAATATAAGGGCTTGAAAAGCTAAGCAAGGTAGAAAACAGACCTCCCTTTGCCGCAAGGCTGCTTCCTTTCTGAAGAGCTATCAAGAATAAAATGTTAGAGAGCATAAAAGTCGGCATCATCAAGAAACAACTCCGAAGACAATGACAGGCTTGCCTGCTCAAAAGACGAGCTTCCAAATTTACCCCTTCACCTAGAGAAGAAATCTGAGAAAAGAGATCCCATAAGATATATACAAGAGGTCATTGACAATACACAAAATAGAGTGAACAAAGTACCACACCTGCTTCTCAAGCTGCCAAGCTTTATCCTCTGCTTCGTCACACCTCTCTTCTGCAAGTTGAAGCTGGCAAGAGCAAGTATCTACCATCAAGATGGAGCTagtagaaataaataaagaatagaaCTACAACCCCATGGATATTTATCGTAGTCCTAAAGTACTTACAACTTGATGATGACTGAAATTGTACTTAAAGATACTGCATGAATTGAACTACCACTTTAATATTTCGAACTTACTGGCACTGCAGCATCTTGAAATAATGCCTGATAACTAGTATTATTTCcattcactttactctcaaaattACCTTAATTGACTCGGTCCTAAAAAGATAAGTCGATAGGGGGAAAAGGAACAAGCAACATTACCTTTTCAAGTAAGCTGTCATTCTCTTCTTGTAGCATATCAAGCTGAAGAAACAAACCAGACAAGCATATTGATGTTCTAGTATAGCCTGGATGTGTTAAACAATTGCATTCTGCCTTGATATATGTGCAACCCATAATACGTCCATACCTCATCTTGTAAAGCAGAAGCAGATCGGTGATTGCTAGTCTCTTTTGTGCTCATGTTATCCCAATCCACAGACAATCTGCTGATAGAATGAAATCAAAAGGAATCAGCCATTTGGCTTATGAACTATATCAAACAATATAAACAATTAAGAACAAATATCTTCTTAATAGTCCCTAAAACCTACTAATAAAAGTACCACaagaaatttcaattaataaaagCTCAAACATAGAGCAACAGTATTACAGTAACACAGCAAATTGGGCAACAAGTAGTTAAGGGTATTGTTTTTGTTgacatttcaaaatttgttcTCGGTTGACAGTGAGAAATATCTCAATGCGCAGTTGTTCTAGTTCCCCAATGTGCAGTTGCTTACATCGCAATGCCTGTGCTTCCAAAAGCCAAACAAGGGTATCCCAAACAAATAAAAGTTCTTTCGTCAATGAAACATTTGAGAAAACTCGTGTTGACCTCGAGTTTGATCTCTAATTAATGAGGAAGATAGCGGTAACAAAGCTTTCTAAGTGGCTAAATTTGCTAGCAAGGATTGGAGTAATACCTTTTGTCTCTGCGATGTTCAACTGGAGTCTCAGTTGGAATGACAGAGTAGGATGGCTTTAAAGATATCGGGACACTAGCAGGCACCATAGTCACTGTTTTAACTCCTAAAAATGGACGGCTACCTGATGTTGAACGAGCGGATGGAGGTTGTTCTGGGATAGTTGACTGAGATGGCCTGCTCGTTACCACCACCGAGCGAGCAGGAAGAGATTGTTCGGCGGCGGCAGAGTGAAATGATTGAGTGGGAGTCGATATATGAGCCAACGATGGTTGTTCTGTGTTAGCTGACTGGGGCAACCTGCCCGCCACCACGGAACGAGTAGGTTGAGATTGTTCAGCGGCAGCAGAATGAAATGATTGAGTTGGAGTTGATATATGAGGCAGTGATGGTTGCTCTGCGTTAGCGGACTGCGGCGACCTGCCAACAACCACTGTGCGGCTCGGTTGAGATTGTTCAGCAGCAGCAGATTGAGCCGACCGAGTAGAAGTCGACATCCGAGCCAATGACAGTTGATCGATGGAGTTCACGGGCGGCGATGGTCGCCCAATTGCTGATGAACGTGCCGAATGTGGCTGCTCTACATGGGGACGAACTGACTGACACCAATCACAAACAGTCGGAAGTGAGCAACGACACTGAAAATACGCAACACAAACACGAGATATTGAAACATGTAATCCAGATAAGCGAGCCGAGCCAGCACATCCCTTACTGCAGTTAGTATGCTTGACCTCCAAACTATGCTAATTCAATACACCCCATTTTCTCTGATGAACTCATTCAATATGCTTAGTCGACTTCTTCGAAGATTAATTTCATGATCTAAGTAccatttgaagaaaagttaagAACTGCGCTCATACAGCTGGAAAACTACCACAAATATCGAATTCCAATCGACATAAATAGTCCAGCCAAGTGAATACCATCGGCGAGCGACCCCGTGGAGCACGTCCGCCGGCCAGCCCTATGCTTCCGGCACCGCTGGCCGGAGTGTACTCGTACGAGAGGTCATCATCCTCGTCATCCTCATCGTCGCCGAGCTGATGCGCCATCACCTGGGCGAGCCTCTGGGCGGCGGCTTTCGTCTGCGCCTTCTTCATGTACCCCGTGGAGCCCGACCGCGCGTGCCGGTGGAGCGGCGACCTGGTCGGGGACGCCGACCCTCCCGG
This genomic stretch from Eucalyptus grandis isolate ANBG69807.140 chromosome 3, ASM1654582v1, whole genome shotgun sequence harbors:
- the LOC104415501 gene encoding LOW QUALITY PROTEIN: superoxide dismutase [Cu-Zn] (The sequence of the model RefSeq protein was modified relative to this genomic sequence to represent the inferred CDS: deleted 1 base in 1 codon) translates to MVKAVAVLGSSEGVTGTVHFVQEGDGPTTVTGSLSGLKPGLHGFHVHALGDTTNGCMSTGPHFNPSGKEHGAPEDENRHAGDLGNVTVGDNGTATFTITDKQIPLTGPNSIVGRAVVVHSDPDDLGKGGHELSKTTGNAGGRVACGIIGLQG